A window of Clostridium novyi genomic DNA:
ATTCATATCAGTATATAATCCTTCACCAGGCTTAAACCCATATCTATGAAGAGCCATTCTCTTCCACTTAGCTAATGAATGAACTATTTGTATTTCTTCATCTTTTATATCTAACGCATCAAAACCTACTGGTCTTTCAATACCATTTAAGTTATCATTAAGCCCACTAGATGTACTAACAAATAATGGTGCCGATACTCTTATTAAATTTAATTTATATGCAAGTTCTCTTTCAAAAAAATCTTTAAGTTTCTTTATACCGATTTCTGTTTTCTTTAAATCCATACTTGATCTATATCCTTTGGAAACAACAAATTTCTTATGTATTGTCATATTAACTCCTCCTTAGCTTCCCCCATTTGAATTTAATAAAAATTATACTCTTTTGATTAAAATGTGTCAATGATACCTTATGAATTTTAATTGTTTAATAATAAATTGTGCATTTTCATATCAAATCATTAAAATTATCCTTTAATTTATCTTTATAATACTAATTTAATAAATTTAAAATAAAAAAATTCCCTTATTTATTTTTAAACAAGGGAATTTTTTTATTTTATCTTAATATTTTTGCAGAAAGCATAGTCTTTGCTATTAACTCTTTTTTCTTATGTATATTTACTTCTACCTTACAGAAATTTCTTCCCATATCAATAACCTTTGTAAATATGTCAATTATACTATCCATTTGCACAGGCTTCATAAAATACGTCATAATACTATCCACTGATATATTTATACTATTTTTATATCTTAAGGTAAGTATTCCCACCGTTGATAACAACATATTCATAGAACTCCATGATGCAGTACCTAACTGATCTAGCATCTCCGGTATAATTTTACCAGTAAAATGCATAATATTATCTTCTACTTCATATCTAAAATTTTTAAGTATTAAATCTTCTAAGGTTTCTCCTACCTGTGGCTGCCTAGATATATGTTGAATTGCTTTTATTATATCTTCTGTACTGACAACACCGATTAATTTCCTGCCATCAACTACTGGACATAATTCTATTCCTTCCCATCCCATTACATGTGCTGCATATGCTACAGTAGTTTTTTCTGTTACCGTTATAAGTTCTTTAATCATAATATCCTTTATAAATATCTTTTCATCATTTTTCTTTTGAAGATCTTTTATAGTAATAATTCCAACTACATTCATATTATTATCAACTACAGGATATCTTTGATGTTTAGTATTTCTTATTATTTCCTTTAATTTTTGAACACTATCATCATATTTCACGTATATAGGATTAGAAATCATTATATCTTCAATTAAAATAATATCTTTTTTTATTAAACTTTCCGATATAGCTTTATTTATCATAGTAGCTACAGCAAAACTATCATAAGTAGAAGATATTATAGGCAAATGCTTCTTATTTCCTAATTGTTTGATTTTCTCACTACAATTAAATCCTCCTGTTATTAAAACAGCACATCCATTTTTAAGTGCTTCTTCTTGCATATCTTCTCTGTTTCCTACTATAACTAAGCAACCAGGTAACATATACTTCTTGGCATCTTCTACTTGCATAGCCCCCATAATAAATTTATTTAGTCGTTCATGGATACCATCTTTTCCACCTAAAAGAGTTCCATCAACTATGTTTACAACCTCTGCATAGCTAAGTGAGGTAATACTCTTTTTTTTAACTTTTTCAATCCTCACAGTCCCTACTCTAGGTATTGTAGATACAATACCTAATACCTCAGCATCTTTAATGGCTCTATAAGCAGTTCCTTCACTAACATTTAATTTGCTTGCTATGCGTCTTACAGAAATTTTTGCCCCAACATCTAAATTAGATATATGCTTTATTATTTCTTCATGTTTTGACATTTAAAACTTCCTACTTTCCTTCTTTTCTTAATTCTTCCGCTATTTTTTCAATTTTTCTAAGCCTATGATTAACTCCTGATTTTCCTACTGGAGGCTCTAACATCTGTCCAAGTTCCTTTAGTGATTCATTAGGATAACTTAATCTAAGTTCGGCCACCTCTCTTAAATTTTCAGGAAGTCTTTGTAAACCAATTTCCTTTTCTATAAGTTTAATACTTCCTATCTGCCTTACTGCAGCATTAACTGTTTTACTAAGATTTGCAGTTTCACAATTAACAAGCCTATTTACATTATTTCTCATCTCTTTCATTATTCTAACATTTTCAAGTTCTAAAAGAGATTCATGTGCTCCAATTATATTTAATAAATCTACTATTTGTTCGCCCTCTTTTAAATATATTACAAAACTACTTTTTCTTTGAATAACTTTAGAATTTAAACCATAAGTATTTATTATTTCACTTAGTTGATTTGCATAATCTTCATGATGAGTAACAAACTCTAAATGATAAGTTTTTTCAGGATTACTAATGCTTCCTCCTCCTAAAAATACTCCTCTTATAAATACTCTTCTACAATTATCATCTTTTAATATTTCTTGTGGAACACTATAATCTAGAGTAATCATCCCTTCTTCTTCTTTTAGTACTCCAACTTCCTTTAAAAGTTCCTTAACTCCCATATTATTATCTATAACAACTAAATATATATTATTTTTTTTGAGTGAATTACTTTTCTTAACAAAAATTTTTGTATGAATATTAAAATGATCTTTAAGTAGTTTAAATACAAGTCTTGCAATGGCTGGATTCTCTGTTGATACTCTAAAATTTATTTTCATATCTCCACTAAATCCTAAGGTTCCACTAACCTTCATTATACCTGATAACTCAGCTATTGCTTCTGCTTTACTTAATTCTATATATCTACATATCTCATTTTTAACCTTTGAAGAAAATGACATGTTTTTCTACCCCTTACTTCTCTTGTTTTCCTTTAATCTCTGAGATAAATAAAAATACTCTAATATTTTTTTCCTATCATAGAGTAATTTTTTATCCATTATTGTTTCCATTAAAAATTTCGCTAGCTTATCTGGATCATGTCTTACAAATCCATCTTTAATAGTTATAAATTCCCCTTCTACTATATTTACATCTAAATCAATTATATTTTTTTCATCTACTTTAACTTGCTTCGCATTTTTTTCCAAATATCTTTCTATTATCATATCATTTATATCTTTAGTATTAGTAGCTACATAATCTATAATTCCATCTCCACCATGTTTAAAAATAGCTTTTATATGATCAGAAACCGTATAATTATCTGTCTCTCCCATTTGAGTCATTATATTAGAAACATATATCTTTAAAGCTTTACTAAACTTTAACGCTTTACTAATATCTTTTACTAAAAGATTAGGAATAACACTTGTATACAAACTTCCAGGCCCTAAAATTATAGCATCAGCATCTAATATGGCATCTACAGCTTCTTTTAACGCCTTAGCATCACTGGGCTCAATAAAAATTCTATCTATCTTACTATTTTGAGATACAACTTCATTAGGAATATTAGATTCTCCCTCTACTATACTTCCATTTTTTAATTTAGCTTTTAATACCATATCATCTAAAGTGACAGGTAAAACTCTACCTGTCACTGCTAGTACTGAACTCATTTTTTGAACTGCTTCTTCAAAATTGCTTGATAATCCATCCATTGCAGCTAAAAACAAATTACCGAAATTCTGATTTTTTAAATTTCCATCTTTAAATCTATATTGTAATAGTTCTTCCATTAAAGGTTCAGTATCAGCTAGTGCTAATATACAGTTTCTTATATCTCCTGGAGGAAGTATTCCAAGTTCCTCTCTTAAGGCTCCTGACCCTCCACCATCATCTCCAACTGTTACTATTGCAGTTATATTTGAAGTATAATATTTTAATCCTCTAAGCATGGTTGAAAGTCCTGTTCCACCACCTATAGTAACTATTTTAGGTCCCTTTACCAGTAGTCTTTTTTCACAAATTAGGTTTTCAAGTTTTGTTGAATTTATTGATATATTTAAATACCCTTGATTTATCAAAGATATTATTGACTGAATTCCTTGATTTATAGAAATATATAAAATACACACTCCACAAATAATTAAAAATATATAAAAAACATATAGCTTTTATTAATAATATTTTTATTAAAAAATTCAACTGCTGCAAATACTATAAATAAAATACCCATAGTTCCAAGTGCAATCCACCTTTTAAGCTTTATTCCCGGCTTCAACCACTGCACTATTTTCATAGTTTTCTTCCACCCTTTTTTATATCCTCATTTATATCTCTATGTTCTTTGCTTACTTTATGTCCTTTTTCTTTTAATTTATCATATATAACATTTGCTATAGTAACAGATCGATGTCTTCCACCAGTACATCCTATAGCAATTACTAATTGTATTTTTCCTTCTTTTATATAATTAGGTATCAAAAATTCTAACATATCATCTAATTTATTAATAAATTCTTTAGTTTCTTTAAATCCTAGTACATAATCTTGTATTTCTTTATCATCACCTGAGAACTTTTTAAGCTCTGGAATATAATATGGATTAGGTAAAAACCTAACATCAAATACCAAATCTGCATCTACTGGTATACCATATTTAAATCCAAAGGATAACACATCTATTATAAGCCTATTTTGTATTTGCTCATCGTCACCATAAATTCTCCAAATTTTTTCTCTTAATTGCATTTGTGTCATACTAGAAGTATCAATTATATTATTAGCTTTATATTTAACTTCATTTAATCTTTTTCTTTCAAGTTCTATTCCTTGAATAATTCTTCCACTTGGTGCTAGAGGATGAGTTCTTCTTGACTCCTTGTATCTTTTAACTAATACCTTATCACTAGCATCTAAGAATAATATCTCATATCTATAATTTTGTTCTTTTAGATATTTTAAATTCTCAAACAAGTCATCAAAAAATTCTCCACCTCTAATATCAATAACTAGAGCTATTTTATTTATCTTACCGTCTGTTTGATAACAAGCTTCTGCAAACTTTCCCATTAAAGTTGGAGGTAAATTATCAACGCAAAAATATCCTAAGTCTTCCAAGCTCCTTATTGCTTGACTTTTTCCAGCTCCTGATAAACCTGTTACAATTACAAACCTCATATTCTTCCCTCCTACATTAATAAAGTCCTATGTTGTTATTATATCACGTTTTTTATATAAATTCTTTATTTTATAAAGTAGCCTTTTACATAAAACAACTATAGATTTAATACTAAAAAAACTAGTATAGAAATATACTATACTAGTTCCTTTCATCTTCTCCAACTATTCTAACTTCTGTATTTAACGTAACTTTAAATTTATCATTAACTGTCTTTTTAACTAATTCTATTAAATCTAGTATATCTTTTGCAGAAGCATTTCCTTTATTTATTATAAAGCCTGAATGTTTTACAGATACTTCTGCATCTCCAACATGAACTCCTTTAAGTTCAGAATCTTCTATAAGCTTGGCAGCAAAATATCCTTCTGGTCTTTTAAATGTACTTCCTGCTGATGGATATTCTAATGGTTGTTTTTCTTTTCTTCTTCTCATTAAGTCATCCATCCTAGCTTTTATAGAATCATGTTCTCCTTTTTGTAACTTAAATGTAGCTTTAAGAACAATATATCCATTTTTTAATATTAAACTATTTCTATAACTTAACTCCATATCTTTTTTAGATATTTCTCTAATTTCTCCATGGTTATCAATAATAGTAGCACTTTCTATGACCTGACATATTTCTCCGTTATAAGCACCTGCATTCATGGCAACCGCTCCCCCTACACTTCCAGGTATTCCATGTGCAAACTCAAGTCCTGTTAAATTATTTTTTAATGCCGTATTTGCAACCATAGAAAGAATAGCTCCACTTTCTGCAATAACTTTAGTTTCTTCTACAG
This region includes:
- a CDS encoding DRTGG domain-containing protein, with translation MSKHEEIIKHISNLDVGAKISVRRIASKLNVSEGTAYRAIKDAEVLGIVSTIPRVGTVRIEKVKKKSITSLSYAEVVNIVDGTLLGGKDGIHERLNKFIMGAMQVEDAKKYMLPGCLVIVGNREDMQEEALKNGCAVLITGGFNCSEKIKQLGNKKHLPIISSTYDSFAVATMINKAISESLIKKDIILIEDIMISNPIYVKYDDSVQKLKEIIRNTKHQRYPVVDNNMNVVGIITIKDLQKKNDEKIFIKDIMIKELITVTEKTTVAYAAHVMGWEGIELCPVVDGRKLIGVVSTEDIIKAIQHISRQPQVGETLEDLILKNFRYEVEDNIMHFTGKIIPEMLDQLGTASWSSMNMLLSTVGILTLRYKNSINISVDSIMTYFMKPVQMDSIIDIFTKVIDMGRNFCKVEVNIHKKKELIAKTMLSAKILR
- the whiA gene encoding DNA-binding protein WhiA, with translation MSFSSKVKNEICRYIELSKAEAIAELSGIMKVSGTLGFSGDMKINFRVSTENPAIARLVFKLLKDHFNIHTKIFVKKSNSLKKNNIYLVVIDNNMGVKELLKEVGVLKEEEGMITLDYSVPQEILKDDNCRRVFIRGVFLGGGSISNPEKTYHLEFVTHHEDYANQLSEIINTYGLNSKVIQRKSSFVIYLKEGEQIVDLLNIIGAHESLLELENVRIMKEMRNNVNRLVNCETANLSKTVNAAVRQIGSIKLIEKEIGLQRLPENLREVAELRLSYPNESLKELGQMLEPPVGKSGVNHRLRKIEKIAEELRKEGK
- the rapZ gene encoding RNase adapter RapZ — protein: MRFVIVTGLSGAGKSQAIRSLEDLGYFCVDNLPPTLMGKFAEACYQTDGKINKIALVIDIRGGEFFDDLFENLKYLKEQNYRYEILFLDASDKVLVKRYKESRRTHPLAPSGRIIQGIELERKRLNEVKYKANNIIDTSSMTQMQLREKIWRIYGDDEQIQNRLIIDVLSFGFKYGIPVDADLVFDVRFLPNPYYIPELKKFSGDDKEIQDYVLGFKETKEFINKLDDMLEFLIPNYIKEGKIQLVIAIGCTGGRHRSVTIANVIYDKLKEKGHKVSKEHRDINEDIKKGGRKL
- the murB gene encoding UDP-N-acetylmuramate dehydrogenase, with protein sequence MVQNMDINKKLESILDKEEIKNNVLMKSYTSFRVGGPADVFVTPNSYEKIRDVIKLCKHYNIPYFILGNGSNLLVKDGGIRGVVINFTKLNKISVEETKVIAESGAILSMVANTALKNNLTGLEFAHGIPGSVGGAVAMNAGAYNGEICQVIESATIIDNHGEIREISKKDMELSYRNSLILKNGYIVLKATFKLQKGEHDSIKARMDDLMRRRKEKQPLEYPSAGSTFKRPEGYFAAKLIEDSELKGVHVGDAEVSVKHSGFIINKGNASAKDILDLIELVKKTVNDKFKVTLNTEVRIVGEDERN